The proteins below come from a single Vibrio natriegens NBRC 15636 = ATCC 14048 = DSM 759 genomic window:
- a CDS encoding thiazole synthase, with the protein MLKIGDKEFQSRLFTGTGKFSNSALMAEAIQVSGSQLATMALKRVDVNDQQDDILQPLIHAGVNLLPNTSGAKNAKDAVFAAQLAREALGTNWVKLEIHPDPKYLMPDPIETLAAAEQLVREGFIVLPYCHADPVLCKRLEEVGCAAVMPLGAPIGSNKGIVSHDFLEIIIDQANVPVVVDAGIGAPSHAARAMEMGADAVLVNTAIAAANDPVAMAKAFKMAVESGRMAYEAGLAGQVSHAVASSPLTAFLDDL; encoded by the coding sequence ATGCTGAAAATTGGTGATAAAGAATTTCAATCTCGCTTGTTCACAGGAACGGGCAAGTTTTCCAATAGCGCTCTTATGGCTGAAGCAATTCAGGTTTCAGGCTCTCAACTTGCAACGATGGCACTTAAGCGTGTAGACGTAAATGACCAGCAAGATGATATTTTGCAGCCTTTAATTCATGCTGGCGTGAATTTGTTACCGAACACTTCGGGTGCCAAAAATGCTAAAGATGCAGTTTTTGCCGCTCAGCTTGCGCGTGAAGCGTTAGGAACCAATTGGGTCAAACTCGAGATTCACCCTGACCCGAAATATTTAATGCCTGATCCGATTGAAACTTTAGCTGCTGCAGAACAACTGGTTCGAGAAGGCTTTATTGTTTTGCCATATTGCCACGCCGACCCTGTGTTGTGTAAACGACTAGAAGAAGTTGGCTGTGCAGCTGTTATGCCGTTAGGTGCACCGATCGGTTCGAACAAGGGCATTGTTTCTCATGACTTTCTAGAAATCATTATCGATCAGGCAAATGTGCCTGTCGTGGTTGATGCTGGAATTGGTGCACCTTCACATGCTGCACGTGCGATGGAAATGGGTGCGGATGCAGTACTGGTCAATACAGCGATCGCCGCAGCAAACGATCCAGTTGCTATGGCAAAAGCATTTAAGATGGCAGTAGAGTCGGGTCGGATGGCTTATGAAGCAGGTCTTGCAGGGCAGGTTTCTCATGCAGTTGCTTCAAGCCCGCTAACGGCTTTTCTTGATGATCTGTAA
- the thiS gene encoding sulfur carrier protein ThiS, translating into MTPPNHLITELNDATSGKDKLVIITINDQPQQVALNANLQQIITQFSLPEVGCVFAINNQVVPRSEWASTVLSEGDSISLFQAIAGG; encoded by the coding sequence ATGACACCACCAAATCATTTGATAACTGAATTGAACGACGCCACAAGTGGAAAAGATAAGTTGGTCATCATCACTATTAATGACCAACCTCAGCAGGTCGCGTTAAACGCTAACTTACAGCAAATCATCACACAGTTTTCTCTACCAGAGGTAGGCTGTGTTTTTGCCATAAATAATCAAGTTGTACCGCGTAGCGAATGGGCAAGCACGGTACTGTCAGAGGGAGATAGTATCTCTCTGTTTCAAGCCATCGCAGGGGGATAA
- the thiF gene encoding thiazole biosynthesis adenylyltransferase ThiF yields the protein MLTDKEFIRYQRQIALPEIGESGQANLSQSHVLVIGCGGLGSAAGLYLSAAGVGKLVVVDDDHVDSSNLQRQVVYRERDINRMKTEATAQQLGALNSLVQVRTIPKRLDKSQLQLEVMLADVVLDCSDNMPTRQLINQVCFQQNTPLISAAAIGWQGQFAVFDYSEEQQSSGCYRCLYPFDELKQGMKCSEMGVVGPVVGTLGNYQALAAIQKLATGKFHVASGHLHLFDGACMTWQTMVINKDQECQVCRNANEPQH from the coding sequence GTGCTTACTGATAAAGAATTCATTCGCTATCAACGTCAAATTGCGTTACCTGAAATCGGTGAATCAGGACAAGCGAATCTAAGTCAATCTCATGTCCTGGTTATTGGCTGTGGCGGACTAGGAAGCGCTGCGGGGTTGTATTTGTCAGCCGCTGGAGTGGGTAAGTTGGTTGTTGTTGATGATGACCATGTCGATAGTAGCAACTTACAACGACAGGTTGTTTATCGAGAGCGTGATATCAACCGGATGAAAACTGAAGCTACTGCTCAGCAGTTAGGTGCCCTTAACTCACTGGTTCAAGTTAGAACTATTCCGAAACGTCTCGATAAATCTCAGCTGCAATTAGAAGTGATGCTTGCCGATGTTGTGCTCGACTGTAGTGACAACATGCCAACTCGGCAGCTGATTAATCAAGTCTGTTTTCAGCAAAATACGCCTTTGATATCTGCGGCTGCTATTGGTTGGCAGGGTCAGTTTGCTGTATTTGATTACTCAGAGGAACAACAGAGTTCGGGGTGTTACCGTTGCCTGTATCCATTTGATGAGTTGAAGCAAGGCATGAAGTGCAGCGAAATGGGGGTTGTCGGTCCTGTGGTTGGAACACTAGGAAACTACCAGGCCTTGGCAGCTATTCAAAAGCTGGCGACAGGTAAGTTTCATGTGGCTAGTGGTCACTTGCACCTATTTGATGGTGCATGCATGACTTGGCAAACCATGGTGATCAACAAGGACCAAGAATGCCAGGTTTGTAGAAATGCGAACGAGCCACAGCACTGA
- a CDS encoding thiamine phosphate synthase, translating into MTKILIPSPLIELTGFVQQSLLLAKEQGFSTEKLELGISPTHLIQLVLDPNKTLSVGTDLVDGFDEALTGDFTLYYQSNLPLKETSQQSSSAIFIGIADTSPTPNSDGNTALLDIWRHPITDEVRALSANLSASNTFQAEHHLAWTVTLLALEFPIEDALTLARAMTNVSRETLFNGETCTLHEWASHFTDFPTPILEDARLGIQVGWSSQSEAVSFPCLDKESLGLYPVVDDVSWIERLLPLGIKTIQLRIKNPDQSDLEEQIIRAIELGRQYDAQVFINDYWQLAIKHGAFGVHLGQEDIEESNLIQLSEAGIHLGLSTHGYYELLRIVQINPSYIALGHIFPTTTKQMPSKPQGLIRLALYQKLIDSIPYGKQVGYPTVAIGGIDQSNAELVWRCGVSSLAVVRAITLSESPKSVIEFFNQLMGSAQPLHVVENESAY; encoded by the coding sequence ATGACTAAAATCCTTATTCCGTCACCATTAATAGAGCTAACGGGTTTCGTTCAGCAAAGTTTATTATTGGCGAAAGAACAGGGTTTTAGTACTGAAAAACTTGAGTTGGGCATTAGCCCAACTCATTTAATTCAGCTTGTTCTCGACCCAAATAAAACACTGAGCGTGGGCACGGATCTAGTTGATGGATTCGATGAAGCTTTAACTGGTGATTTTACGCTTTATTACCAATCGAATTTACCTTTGAAGGAAACGAGTCAGCAAAGTTCCTCGGCTATTTTTATTGGTATTGCGGATACTTCTCCAACGCCAAACAGCGATGGCAACACCGCTCTGTTAGATATCTGGCGTCATCCAATTACTGATGAAGTAAGAGCGTTGTCAGCGAACTTGTCAGCATCAAACACCTTCCAAGCAGAGCATCACTTAGCTTGGACAGTGACGCTGTTGGCTCTCGAATTTCCAATTGAAGACGCTTTGACATTAGCTCGTGCAATGACGAATGTTTCACGTGAAACACTGTTTAACGGTGAAACATGCACGCTTCACGAGTGGGCATCTCACTTTACTGATTTTCCGACTCCGATTCTAGAAGACGCTCGCTTGGGTATTCAAGTTGGTTGGTCATCGCAAAGCGAAGCGGTCAGTTTTCCCTGCCTTGATAAAGAGAGCTTAGGGCTTTATCCCGTTGTTGATGACGTCAGTTGGATAGAGCGGCTTCTGCCGTTGGGTATTAAGACCATCCAGCTGCGTATCAAAAATCCTGACCAGTCTGATCTCGAAGAACAGATTATTCGCGCTATTGAACTGGGACGTCAATATGATGCGCAGGTCTTTATTAATGACTATTGGCAGCTTGCTATTAAGCACGGCGCGTTTGGTGTGCACCTTGGTCAGGAAGATATCGAAGAATCTAACTTGATTCAGTTGAGTGAAGCGGGGATTCATTTAGGACTGTCAACGCATGGTTACTATGAGCTGCTGCGAATTGTCCAAATCAATCCAAGCTATATCGCGCTAGGTCATATATTTCCGACCACGACCAAGCAAATGCCATCAAAGCCACAAGGTTTGATTCGTTTAGCTTTGTATCAAAAGCTGATAGACAGCATTCCATATGGAAAGCAAGTTGGCTATCCAACTGTCGCTATTGGCGGTATTGATCAATCAAATGCAGAGCTGGTTTGGCGATGCGGTGTATCCAGTTTAGCTGTGGTTAGAGCCATAACGTTGTCTGAGTCGCCAAAATCGGTGATTGAGTTTTTCAATCAATTGATGGGTAGCGCTCAGCCATTGCATGTAGTGGAGAATGAAAGTGCTTACTGA
- the thiC gene encoding phosphomethylpyrimidine synthase ThiC → MSNRKQARLEAKQFIETLSVQPYPNSNKVYVEGSRPDIRVPMREISLADSLIGGTKEAPVFEPNESVRVYDTSGVYTDPNHSIDLYNGLPKLREGWIEERNDTEVLQDVSSVYAKERLEDETLDELRYGNLPHIRRAKEGHCVTQLHYARKGIITPEMEFIALRENMGRAKYRDEVLNQQHPGQNFGANLPKDITAEFVRKEVAEGRAIIPSNINHPESEPMIIGRNFLVKVNANIGNSSVTSSIEEEVEKLVWATRWGGDTVMDLSTGRNIHETREWILRNSPVPIGTVPMYQALEKVNGIAENLNWEVMRDTLIEQAEQGVDYFTIHAGLLLRYVPMTAKRVTGIVSRGGSIIAKWCLAHHQESFLYTHFREICEICAKYDVALSLGDGLRPGSVADANDEAQFAELRTLGELTKIAWEYDVQVIIEGPGHIPMHMIKENMDQQLEHCHEAPFYTLGPLTTDIAPGYDHITSGIGAAMIGWYGCAMLCYVTPKEHLGLPNKEDVKTGMITYKLAAHAADLAKGHPGAQVRDNALSKARFEFRWEDQFNLSLDPDTARSFHDETLPQESGKVAHFCSMCGPKFCSMKISQEVREYAKDTEQVAADQAISIKMLDDPLEGMRQKSEEFRATGSELYHPAVHAEVDE, encoded by the coding sequence ATGTCGAATCGCAAGCAAGCGAGACTGGAAGCAAAACAGTTTATTGAAACTCTCTCGGTACAGCCGTACCCAAATTCAAACAAAGTCTATGTAGAAGGTTCACGCCCGGATATCCGCGTCCCGATGCGTGAGATCTCTTTAGCTGACAGCCTTATCGGTGGTACCAAAGAGGCTCCTGTTTTCGAGCCAAACGAATCAGTACGTGTTTATGACACCTCTGGTGTATACACTGACCCAAATCACTCTATCGACCTTTACAATGGCTTACCGAAGCTTAGGGAGGGCTGGATTGAAGAACGAAACGACACTGAAGTTCTTCAAGATGTCAGCTCTGTTTACGCAAAAGAGCGTTTGGAAGATGAAACGCTGGACGAGCTGCGTTATGGCAACCTGCCTCATATCCGACGTGCTAAAGAAGGGCACTGTGTCACTCAGCTTCACTATGCACGTAAAGGGATTATTACGCCTGAAATGGAGTTCATCGCTCTGCGTGAAAATATGGGGCGCGCTAAGTATCGTGATGAAGTGCTAAACCAGCAGCACCCAGGCCAAAACTTTGGAGCCAATCTACCAAAAGATATTACTGCTGAGTTTGTCCGCAAAGAAGTGGCAGAAGGTCGTGCCATCATTCCATCAAATATCAACCACCCAGAATCAGAACCAATGATTATCGGGCGTAACTTCTTAGTCAAAGTGAACGCGAACATTGGTAACTCGTCGGTGACATCTTCAATCGAAGAAGAAGTAGAAAAACTCGTATGGGCCACGCGTTGGGGTGGGGATACCGTTATGGATCTCTCTACCGGGCGCAACATCCACGAAACCCGTGAATGGATTTTACGTAATAGCCCGGTGCCAATTGGTACTGTTCCAATGTATCAGGCGCTAGAAAAAGTAAATGGTATTGCGGAAAACCTAAACTGGGAAGTGATGCGTGACACCTTAATCGAGCAGGCAGAGCAAGGCGTGGATTACTTTACTATTCACGCAGGTTTGTTACTCCGTTATGTTCCGATGACGGCAAAACGTGTTACTGGCATCGTTTCTCGTGGTGGCTCCATCATTGCTAAATGGTGTTTAGCACATCATCAGGAGAGCTTCCTTTACACTCACTTCCGCGAAATCTGTGAAATCTGTGCTAAGTATGACGTTGCACTTTCGTTGGGGGATGGCCTACGTCCTGGCTCAGTCGCAGACGCTAATGACGAAGCACAGTTTGCTGAATTAAGAACTCTTGGCGAGTTGACCAAGATTGCCTGGGAATATGATGTACAGGTGATCATCGAAGGCCCAGGACATATCCCAATGCACATGATCAAAGAGAACATGGATCAGCAACTGGAACATTGTCATGAAGCGCCATTCTACACGCTCGGTCCACTAACTACTGATATTGCACCGGGCTACGACCACATTACTTCCGGTATTGGTGCGGCGATGATTGGTTGGTATGGCTGTGCAATGTTGTGTTATGTCACACCTAAGGAACACTTAGGTCTGCCAAACAAGGAAGATGTGAAGACTGGCATGATCACCTACAAGCTGGCTGCACATGCTGCTGACTTGGCAAAAGGACATCCAGGTGCACAGGTCCGTGATAATGCGCTATCTAAAGCACGTTTTGAATTCCGTTGGGAAGACCAATTTAACTTGTCATTGGACCCGGATACCGCGCGTTCTTTCCATGATGAAACACTGCCGCAAGAGTCTGGGAAAGTGGCTCACTTCTGTTCAATGTGTGGTCCTAAATTCTGCTCGATGAAGATTTCTCAGGAAGTAAGAGAATATGCGAAAGATACTGAGCAAGTTGCTGCTGATCAGGCGATTTCTATCAAAATGCTGGATGATCCGTTAGAAGGCATGCGTCAAAAGTCAGAAGAGTTTCGTGCCACAGGGTCAGAACTTTATCACCCAGCTGTACACGCTGAGGTGGATGAGTAA
- the crcB gene encoding fluoride efflux transporter CrcB: MGQFAILGLIAIGGAIGACSRYLVSEYCVTLFGRSFPYGTLTVNIAGSFIMGLLIAAVENEWLAPYPWRQIIGLGFLGALTTFSTFSMDNVLLMQQGAFLKMGFNVLLNVLLSISAAWFAYHWLIIPK, from the coding sequence ATGGGACAATTCGCAATTTTAGGGCTTATCGCAATCGGTGGAGCGATAGGGGCTTGTTCACGTTATCTAGTATCTGAATATTGTGTGACACTTTTTGGTCGCTCTTTCCCATACGGTACGCTAACCGTTAACATCGCCGGTTCATTTATTATGGGGCTGCTTATTGCCGCGGTAGAAAATGAGTGGTTAGCTCCATATCCATGGCGCCAAATTATTGGGTTAGGTTTTCTTGGCGCATTAACTACGTTTTCTACTTTCTCCATGGATAACGTGTTACTGATGCAACAAGGCGCATTTTTAAAAATGGGATTCAACGTGCTACTAAATGTGCTGTTAAGCATTTCTGCAGCATGGTTCGCGTACCATTGGTTGATTATACCTAAGTAA
- a CDS encoding multicopper oxidase family protein: MELTRRRFLSMSSILGMSALLPACSLKKSVSGQGYVYELTAEPANAELVPEHQTPVLGFNGSIPAPTIRCRQGEKVTIRFTNKLDEPTTIHWHGLRIPIGMDGVPFLSQKPIMPGETFVYEFTPPDAGTFWYHPHMNSVKQLGMGLVGLIVVEEAQPVEFDEEHELALKHWHLSKTGQWKDLMIPRYSARMGTPGEWGTVNGQHNPTYSLKENATVRLRIANVDNTITYPIAVEGVDALVVAIDGNPIKTPYKLTQHKIGPGMRLDVAFIAPPAGNLVSVRQMKGKFPFPLCDFKCQESSLAENQSIPALPLNPVPAVDLDNAELIDFVFEWEGAVTPADSSGQAVPKFWLTNKRAWEGMSAESIPEPLAKLELGKTYIFNLRNVTQYHHPIHLHGHTFTVLELDGKPVEKPFHTDTVLLGKNGSAKAAFVADNPGQWMYHCHVIEHMKTGLMGFIEVA; the protein is encoded by the coding sequence ATGGAACTAACTCGCCGTCGCTTTCTTTCAATGAGCTCTATTTTGGGTATGTCAGCTCTTTTGCCTGCATGCTCTCTTAAGAAGTCGGTCAGCGGCCAAGGCTATGTTTATGAGCTTACTGCTGAACCAGCAAATGCTGAATTGGTTCCTGAACATCAGACACCAGTACTCGGTTTTAATGGCTCTATCCCTGCTCCAACAATACGTTGTCGCCAAGGCGAGAAGGTTACTATCCGGTTTACCAACAAGCTTGATGAACCAACAACGATTCATTGGCATGGTCTGCGTATCCCTATAGGTATGGATGGCGTCCCTTTTCTAAGTCAGAAACCAATCATGCCCGGTGAAACCTTCGTCTATGAATTTACTCCGCCCGATGCTGGTACGTTTTGGTATCACCCACATATGAATAGCGTAAAGCAGCTTGGAATGGGCCTTGTTGGCCTGATAGTGGTGGAAGAAGCACAACCCGTTGAGTTTGATGAAGAGCACGAGCTGGCACTTAAACACTGGCACCTGAGTAAAACTGGTCAGTGGAAAGATTTGATGATCCCTCGCTATAGTGCGCGTATGGGTACTCCAGGTGAGTGGGGGACAGTGAACGGCCAACATAATCCAACTTATAGCCTTAAGGAAAACGCAACAGTACGGTTGCGCATAGCTAATGTAGATAACACCATTACGTATCCAATCGCTGTCGAAGGGGTTGATGCCTTGGTCGTTGCTATTGACGGAAACCCGATTAAAACGCCTTATAAGCTAACTCAGCATAAGATTGGTCCGGGTATGCGGCTTGATGTCGCCTTCATTGCTCCTCCTGCGGGTAACCTCGTAAGTGTTCGTCAGATGAAAGGAAAGTTTCCATTCCCACTATGTGATTTTAAATGCCAGGAATCTAGCTTGGCTGAAAACCAAAGTATTCCCGCTTTACCATTAAATCCTGTTCCCGCTGTTGATTTAGATAATGCTGAATTGATTGACTTCGTGTTTGAGTGGGAAGGTGCGGTCACACCTGCAGATAGCTCGGGACAAGCGGTACCTAAATTTTGGTTAACGAATAAAAGGGCTTGGGAGGGCATGAGTGCTGAAAGTATTCCAGAGCCCCTCGCAAAATTGGAGTTGGGTAAAACTTACATTTTTAATTTACGTAATGTCACTCAATACCATCATCCGATTCACTTGCACGGCCATACGTTTACCGTATTGGAACTTGATGGAAAGCCCGTCGAAAAACCATTTCATACCGACACGGTTTTATTAGGTAAAAATGGATCAGCAAAAGCTGCTTTTGTCGCAGATAACCCTGGTCAGTGGATGTATCACTGTCATGTGATAGAACACATGAAAACCGGATTGATGGGTTTTATTGAAGTTGCATAA
- a CDS encoding gamma carbonic anhydrase family protein — protein sequence MSSIRSYKGIKPQLGERVYVDSTSVLVGDIVIGDDSSVWPLVAARGDVNHIHIGERTNIQDGSVLHVTHKNQENPNGYPLIIGNDVTVGHKVMLHGCEIHDHVLVGMGAIVLDGAVIQSEVMIGAGSLVPPGKVLESGYLYVGSPVKQARPLSEKERAFLQKSSDNYVQNKNDYMNEVEIIG from the coding sequence ATGAGTTCAATAAGAAGTTATAAAGGTATAAAGCCTCAGCTTGGTGAGCGAGTTTACGTCGACTCAACATCTGTTTTAGTCGGAGACATCGTTATTGGGGACGATTCTAGCGTTTGGCCGTTGGTTGCTGCTCGTGGTGACGTTAATCATATCCACATCGGCGAACGAACAAATATCCAAGATGGCAGTGTATTACACGTGACACACAAGAATCAGGAAAACCCAAACGGCTATCCATTAATTATTGGCAATGATGTCACTGTCGGTCACAAAGTCATGCTGCATGGTTGTGAGATTCACGATCACGTATTAGTAGGTATGGGAGCAATCGTTCTTGATGGTGCAGTTATACAATCTGAAGTGATGATTGGCGCTGGCAGTTTAGTTCCGCCTGGCAAAGTATTAGAAAGTGGTTACCTCTATGTTGGTAGCCCGGTAAAACAAGCACGCCCACTGTCAGAAAAAGAGCGCGCTTTTTTACAAAAGTCTTCAGATAACTACGTCCAGAATAAGAACGACTATATGAATGAAGTCGAAATCATTGGTTAG
- a CDS encoding DUF1488 domain-containing protein yields MNQSILFPDIQSWDESSQSIHFPAQQSGALIECYVTKQQLSKMSGLDIEDEQKAVEAFLALRFDLEEMAEELIEDEAFNEEGHIVID; encoded by the coding sequence ATGAATCAATCCATTTTATTCCCAGACATCCAGTCCTGGGATGAATCATCACAATCAATCCACTTTCCTGCGCAGCAATCGGGCGCACTGATTGAATGCTACGTCACGAAACAACAACTCTCAAAAATGAGTGGCTTGGATATTGAAGATGAGCAAAAAGCTGTAGAAGCATTTTTAGCCTTACGCTTTGATCTGGAAGAAATGGCCGAAGAGCTCATAGAAGATGAAGCCTTCAATGAAGAAGGCCACATTGTAATTGATTAA
- the aroE gene encoding shikimate dehydrogenase gives MTQQVDRYAVFGNPIGHSKSPFIHTLFARQTNQSLTYTAECAPVDGFIEAVNVFFAEGGKGCNVTLPFKEQAYQFATRLTERAQLAGAVNTLKKLDDGEIIGDNTDGAGLVQDLLQHQVVLEGARILIIGAGGASRGVILPLLEQRPASLTVTNRTFSKAKELAALFSDYGPVAAKEMNSITQEYDVIINSTSASLSGELPEISSAIFAPNSTSYDMMYGGGDTKFNQWAKEHGAAQAYDGLGMLVGQASESFMLWRGLRPGAKQILRELRKNLEGQ, from the coding sequence ATGACTCAGCAAGTTGATCGCTATGCGGTGTTTGGTAATCCCATCGGGCACAGTAAGTCGCCATTTATTCACACACTCTTTGCTCGCCAAACGAATCAATCGCTGACTTACACAGCCGAATGTGCCCCTGTCGACGGGTTTATTGAAGCTGTGAACGTGTTTTTTGCTGAAGGTGGTAAAGGATGTAATGTCACTTTGCCTTTTAAAGAACAGGCGTATCAGTTTGCCACTCGTTTAACAGAGCGTGCCCAACTTGCCGGAGCTGTGAATACACTCAAAAAGCTTGATGATGGTGAAATCATCGGTGACAACACCGACGGCGCTGGTCTGGTGCAAGACCTACTGCAGCACCAAGTCGTTTTAGAAGGCGCTCGTATCCTAATCATCGGAGCTGGTGGCGCTTCTAGAGGAGTAATTCTGCCGTTACTTGAGCAAAGGCCTGCTTCATTGACGGTAACCAACCGTACATTTTCTAAAGCTAAAGAATTGGCAGCGCTGTTTTCAGATTACGGGCCTGTGGCAGCGAAAGAGATGAATAGTATTACTCAAGAATACGACGTCATTATTAACTCAACGTCAGCGTCGCTGAGTGGAGAACTTCCTGAAATATCGTCAGCTATCTTTGCTCCCAACAGCACAAGCTATGACATGATGTATGGCGGTGGTGATACCAAGTTTAACCAATGGGCTAAAGAACATGGTGCAGCTCAAGCTTATGACGGTTTAGGAATGTTGGTCGGTCAAGCGTCTGAAAGCTTTATGCTCTGGCGTGGTTTGCGTCCTGGTGCTAAACAGATTTTACGTGAGCTTAGAAAAAATCTTGAAGGTCAATAA
- the hemF gene encoding oxygen-dependent coproporphyrinogen oxidase, which yields MSAIDKHAVKQFLMSLQDSICQQLEQEDGKAVFVEDAWHREPGERLGGGGRSRVLRDGDVFEQGGVNFSHVEGKEMPASATAHRPELAGRRFEAMGVSLVIHPKNPYVPTSHANVRFFIAEKDGEDPIWWFGGGFDLTPFYPFEEDCQSWHDTAKAICAPFGDEVYSDHKAWCDKYFFLPHRNETRGVGGLFFDDLNHWEFDKCFDYIKAVGEGFCQAYLPIVARRKDIEFGEREREFQLYRRGRYVEFNLVYDRGTLFGLQSGGRTESILMSMPPLARWEYSYQPEAGTPEAELYERYLKPRDW from the coding sequence ATGTCAGCAATCGATAAGCATGCCGTAAAGCAGTTCCTGATGTCGCTTCAGGATTCCATTTGTCAGCAGTTAGAACAAGAAGATGGAAAGGCCGTCTTTGTCGAAGATGCGTGGCATCGTGAGCCGGGAGAGCGTCTTGGTGGTGGCGGCCGTTCACGAGTTCTGCGTGATGGCGACGTCTTTGAGCAAGGTGGAGTGAACTTCTCTCATGTAGAAGGCAAAGAAATGCCAGCGTCAGCAACAGCGCATCGTCCTGAATTAGCGGGGCGCCGTTTTGAAGCGATGGGAGTGTCTTTGGTTATTCACCCTAAAAACCCGTATGTGCCGACTTCACATGCCAATGTGCGCTTCTTTATCGCAGAAAAAGACGGAGAAGATCCGATTTGGTGGTTCGGTGGTGGCTTTGACTTAACGCCGTTCTATCCTTTCGAAGAAGACTGCCAGTCATGGCACGATACCGCGAAGGCAATCTGTGCCCCGTTCGGTGATGAAGTCTATTCGGATCACAAAGCTTGGTGCGATAAGTATTTCTTCCTTCCACATCGAAACGAAACTCGTGGTGTCGGTGGTTTGTTCTTTGATGATTTGAACCATTGGGAGTTCGACAAATGTTTCGATTACATCAAAGCGGTGGGTGAAGGCTTCTGTCAGGCTTATCTGCCAATCGTTGCACGACGTAAAGATATTGAGTTTGGCGAGCGTGAGCGAGAGTTTCAGTTGTATCGTCGTGGCCGTTATGTTGAGTTTAACTTGGTGTACGACCGTGGCACCTTGTTTGGTTTGCAAAGTGGTGGACGTACGGAGTCGATTCTTATGTCCATGCCGCCACTAGCACGCTGGGAATACAGTTATCAGCCTGAAGCTGGGACACCTGAAGCCGAGCTTTACGAGCGATACCTAAAACCACGTGACTGGTAA
- a CDS encoding L-threonylcarbamoyladenylate synthase — translation MDNFEQVLNALQQGEVIAYPTEGVFGVGCDPDNPEAIQKLLELKQRPVEKGLILIAASYDQLLPYIDESQLTQAQLDKVHATWPGPYTWIMPASDKVSNWVSGQFDSIAVRVTDHPLVQKMCNAFGKPLTSTSANLSGLPPCMTTEEVEQQLGDKLVAILRGETSGRDKPSEIRDAKTSQILRQG, via the coding sequence GTGGATAACTTTGAACAAGTGCTCAATGCACTACAGCAAGGCGAAGTGATTGCCTATCCAACAGAAGGTGTTTTTGGCGTCGGGTGTGATCCTGATAATCCAGAGGCAATCCAAAAGCTGCTGGAACTAAAACAGCGCCCGGTAGAAAAGGGTCTCATCCTTATTGCTGCCAGCTATGATCAGCTATTACCTTACATTGACGAGTCTCAGCTGACGCAAGCACAGTTAGATAAAGTTCATGCCACCTGGCCTGGTCCTTACACTTGGATCATGCCTGCGAGCGATAAAGTATCTAATTGGGTTTCAGGGCAGTTTGATTCGATTGCCGTTCGTGTGACCGATCATCCTTTGGTGCAAAAAATGTGTAATGCATTCGGAAAGCCGTTAACCTCTACCAGCGCGAATCTTTCAGGCTTGCCGCCGTGTATGACGACGGAAGAAGTTGAGCAGCAGCTGGGTGATAAGTTGGTGGCGATTCTTCGTGGTGAAACCAGCGGGCGTGATAAGCCAAGTGAAATTCGTGACGCCAAAACCTCGCAAATATTAAGACAGGGCTAA